The segment GATCGCGCCTTCTTTGTGTCTAAGTCGCCTCCAATTTTTAGTTCAATCAAATAGTGTGAGTTATTTTCTCTATCATACAAATAATAGTCACTGTCGTGTCTCTTATAATCTATTTTTCCAGTAATTTTATGAATAGCGTTATAATGGTTACTATCAGGTTTAACTTCATTTCGCTTATACTTTTCAAGTATATTATTGATATAGTTTAATTGTTCTTAATATATTGGACCATCAACATTATTATATACCTCATAAAAAGGCTTTGCAATATTGATCGCCATCCTTTCAAGCATATTGCCAAAGGACGAATCGAATGAACGTACAAGGGCGGAATAGTATACTAATTCCTCCCCAAGCTCTTTTACAAATATATTATTAATTTTACTTTGAATAACCCCCTCTAGGTTATCTACTTCCGCTATATGCCTAGCCTCAAAACCGGTAGCAAAAGATTCTACTGCAGCGGAAACGATTGATGAAATACCCTTACTTGTGTCCATTTTTTCCAATCCTAAAAAAGAAAGGCAGACAACAGATGGAGATAATACCACCCACATCTAATGTAGCGCAACCCCTACGCGCCGAAGTCAATGTTGCAGATGGGGCGCAGGTTGCCGATGGCGTAATGGAAGAGGAAGGTGCGCAGGGGGACCAGGCGGTCGTCGGCCAGGGTGATCTGGCTGATGCGCAGGTGGGTGGGGAAGAGGTGGCGCACGTCGTC is part of the Candidatus Coatesbacteria bacterium genome and harbors:
- a CDS encoding TdeIII family type II restriction endonuclease; the protein is MWVVLSPSVVCLSFLGLEKMDTSKGISSIVSAAVESFATGFEARHIAEVDNLEGVIQSKINNIFVKELGEELVYYSALVRSFDSSFGNMLERMAINIAKPFYEVYNNVDGPIY